In the genome of Triticum urartu cultivar G1812 chromosome 5, Tu2.1, whole genome shotgun sequence, one region contains:
- the LOC125507175 gene encoding alpha carbonic anhydrase 1, chloroplastic-like, giving the protein MVVTSEKSAACVALLCMCFLVTHACDTANGVSFGYNGRTGPKHWGSLSPNFTVCSKGIYQSPINIVRDCVVHDPQMEPLKRYYTSTNATMIDNVFNIALRYNDTAGTVMVDGKKYKLKQLHWHSPSEHTINGKRFAVELHMVHYTDDGNITVVSILYRHGKPDHFLCQIKDKLAELSAEGCKAEKGDPLPVGVVNMKELMQGEDRYFRYVGSLTAPPCTENVIWNILGEIREMTKEQAVALMAPLGKSYRQNSRPLQSLNGRTVQLYDMSHNQNTR; this is encoded by the exons ATGGTGGTGACTTCCGAGAAAAGTGCAGCGTGTGTTGCACTCTTGTGCATGTGCTTTCTTGTGACCCATGCGTGCGACACTG CAAATGGCGTGAGCTTTGGATACAATGGGAGAACCGGCCCAAAACACTGGGGGAGCTTAAGTCCTAATTTCACGGTTTGCTCAAAAGGAATCTACCAGTCTCCAATTAACATCGTGAGAGATTGTGTGGTACACGACCCACAAATGGAGCCCCTAAAGAGATATTATACTTCTACAAATGCTACAATGATTGACAACGTCTTCAACATTGCG TTGCGATATAATGACACTGCTGGGACTGTCATGGTGGATGGAAAGAAGTATAAATTGAAGCAATTGCATTGGCACTCCCCCTCAGAGCATACCATCAATGGCAAGAG ATTTGCTGTGGAGCTCCACATGGTGCACTACACCGATGATGGCAATATTACTGTTGTTTCAATACTTTATCGGCATGGAAAACCAGATCATTTCCTTTGTCAG ATAAAGGATAAGTTAGCTGAATTGTCTGCGGAGGGTTGCAAAGCTGAGAAAGGTGACCCTCTCCCCGTTGGAGTGGTGAATATGAAGGAACTAATGCAGGGTGAGGATAGGTATTTCAGATATGTTGGGTCTCTCACCGCACCTCCATGCACGGAGAATGTGATCTGGAACATTCTTGGCGAG ATAAGAGAAATGACAAAGGAGCAGGCTGTTGCTTTGATGGCTCCTTTGGGGAAGAGTTACAGGCAGAACAGTAGGCCGTTACAGTCACTGAATGGTCGCACTGTGCAACTCTATGACATGTCACACAATCAAAATACACGTTAG